One Hyla sarda isolate aHylSar1 chromosome 11, aHylSar1.hap1, whole genome shotgun sequence genomic window carries:
- the VRK1 gene encoding serine/threonine-protein kinase VRK1 — MPPRKKEGAAPAAKKAPAAKKAPAAKKAPAARKAPAKHKLAEEFPQGEILTDSSKKQWKLGLPIGQGGFGRLYLADENSSKTVGPDAPYVIKVEPSDNGPLFSELKFYMRAAKPDMIQKWTSSRKLKYLGVPRYWGSGLHDKNGRSYRFMVMDRFGKDLQKIFEENSKRFSHTTVLQLGLRLIDILEYTHEHEYVHGDIKASNLLLHHKHPDQVFLVDYGLTYRYCPEGVHKEYKEDPRKAHNGTIEFTSIDAHKGVSPSRRGDLEILGYCMIQWLCGKLPWEDKLTDPEYVANSKIRYGDEVSTLIDACFPGKKKPDELAKYMKAVSELCYADKPSYQQLRDILLQGLKALGAKADGKLDFSSVENGGVPVKAQKRKLPKAADEDEAEAEEFEVKKKVPRGRPARAAAAAASPKPAPKARGRVKKL; from the exons ATGCCGCCTCgcaagaaagaaggggcagcgccaGCTGCCAAGAAAGCGCCAGCTGCCAAGAAAGCGCCAGCTGCCAAGAAAGCGCCAGCTGCCAGGAAAGCACCAGCTAAGCACAAGTTGGCAGAAGAGTTTCCACAAGGAGAAATCCTCACGGATTCATCAAAAAAGCAGTGGAAATTGGGATTGCCCATCGGCCAGGGAGGATTTGGACGTCTTTATCTTG CGGATGAAAACTCTTCTAAAACTGTAGGACCCGATGCTCCTTATGTCATTAAAGTG GAACCAAGTGACAATGGACCCCTCTTCTCTGAACTGAAATTTTACATGCGAGCTGCCAAACCGGACATGA TTCAAAAATGGACAAGCAGTCGTAAATTAAAATACCTTGGTGTACCCAGATACTGGGGTTCTGGGCTGCATGACAAAAATGGAAGAAG TTACAGGTTCATGGTAATGGATCGTTTTGGGAAAGACCTACAAAAAATATTTGAAGAAAATTCAAAGCGATTCTCACACACAACTGTTCTGCAGTTAGGACTGAGACTG ATTGATATTTTAGAGTATACACATGAGCATGAATACGTTCACGGAGATATCAAAGCCTCCAATCTTCTCCTGCATCATAAACATCCAGATCAG GTGTTCTTGGTCGATTATGGCCTTACCTACAGATACTGTCCAGAAGGTGTTCACAAGGAATATAAAGAAGATCCCAGGAAAGCTCATAATGGCACAATAGAGTTTACAAGTATAGATGCTCACAAAGGAGTTA GTCCTTCCAGAAGAGGAGACTTGGAAATTCTCGGTTATTGCATGATTCAGTGGTTGTGCGGGAAACTTCCCTGGGAAGACAAACTGACCGACCCAGAATATGTTGCAAACTCAAAAATAAG GTATGGTGATGAAGTTTCAACTCTTATTGACGCTTGTTTCCCAGGGAAGAAGAAACCAG ATGAGCTTGCCAAATACATGAAGGCTGTTTCAGAACTCTGCTATGCGGATAAACCTTCTTATCAGCAGTTAAGAGACATACTTTTACAAGGTCTGAAAGCTCTGGGCGCCAAGGCTGATGGGAAGCTGGACTTCTCTTCAGTTGAGAATGGAGGTGTTCCTGTAAAGGCCCAGAAG cgaAAGTTGCCTAAGGCCGCTGATGAGGATGAGGCTGAAGCTGAAGAATTTGAAGTGAAAAAGAAAGTTCCTAGAG